The Mangifera indica cultivar Alphonso chromosome 19, CATAS_Mindica_2.1, whole genome shotgun sequence nucleotide sequence AGTGAATCAAGTTTAATTTACTTGGATTTTTTGTGAAAACTAAGTAATTGAACAAActcttcattaaaaataatcattagCAAAGGTGTTACATAATATCAGTAAATTGAtgcatgatataaaaaatgttatcaatttatattattttcagttttaataagAATTTTGTACCAATAGTAACTACAAAGATATCTAATGAAAAATTAGTGTAGAATCGAAATTGCACCAAGCCATTTGACAGGAAATGTAGTATTGGAGGCAGAAACTCCAAGAACTcttaacaaaaatattgaatttgaaagttgaaggtTAAATGATGTAACAAAATATGTAATATCCTTAACCCTAATCATCTAGCTAAAGTTGTTCTAAATTAATTTCCTCTAATATCTCATTAAATATGGTTAgacatataaatttcaaaatgtttGAATAATCCCAAATTTTAACTTCAATATTTATAGTCAAATTTCCTCTTAGTTTTTACAATGCATAAGTTATGAGTAGTGGCAATTTTACAATCAGTTGGGatgattaaattatatcatGGTTAGAGCATGACATATTATACATCCACATCAACATGACTCAACCCTTTTAGCAtgcattattatcatcatctcTATCACTAACATGGCACAGTCAAGCGAAAATTCAATTGTATTTCTCTTGAAGGCAAAATGCATCTTTATCAAGATTCTCcttttataaactaaatcaacaaataaaatgtGTAAAACCAACTTTGACCACAATTTAATAAATTcacaatacaataaaactatatgtacacatttttaatatacagataatgtatgattatgttattaaataattttaaattaaaaataaaataatactcaattatatgataacatataatctgtatacccaaattatatataaaaaatatatacatatagtattgttcTTTACAGTATTATAGTCTAATCCTATTCtgaattaaattcttatttgCTGAATTAGGTTGGATTCATGGTGTAGACTTATCTTTTgtgttaaatatataatttaaaatttattagtaaattcacaaattttgaaaatgggcTAAGTTAATTGTAAATATGATGACTAAGTGttgattttaacaaataaactaATACTATGTCATTAACTTGATAAGTGTTAATTAGTGGTTCCTTCTTTAATGTTTTTGCTGTTATTTGCTCAGTAGGTTTGactttaattaatcaatattagCCGGTGATAATTATGAGCAAAATTGggtgtatctatttttaaatatttaattaggtataGTGATGTTGTGtcattatgttttttaatgttattttattcttaatttaatattatttaattatatgataatacattatcaaaTCTCAATTGAATATTCGaaacttgatatatatatagttttattgtgtAACAAGAAAACCTCCGAACCACCCCTTCATGTGAAATCCTATATTCAATGATTAGTTTTACAACAATTACTAAAACATTTaagttaagaatttaattttaaagtattGTTATAAGGAATCTGATaaaacatatagttttattagataattattcTATTGAGATCCAAATGAATTTCTTATTATAAACCCTAGGAGGAGGTTGAAACACATGGAAGGAGGAAATTGTATGAGGAAGAGAAGATAGAGGGCGGCTCAGAGGAGAGAAAGGAGTTGCGGAGAGACTAGGGATAGTAGAGCGGTTGATCTCCCAAttgatttgttttcaaaatttacagaGTTTAATAAAATAGCCATTCTTGAAagagtatattaaaaaatgaaaatttctaaaCTTTAATATAAGATATGATCGACTTcttatgattcaaatttagagaatttttaatatattaaattttgttacatgtatatttaagaaaataaaaaaaattgtaaacacgcaattgaatacacaaataatatagtcaacatctttttaaaatatgtattatttactttttttgtCGAACACCTTTCCTCGTTTACATAGCTTTGCCAGCGAGACTAGGATTCATATGTGTAAACACTTGAAAGTGTCTTCTTCTTATGcacttgatatatatatattactaatgaCAAACACCAATGGGTGAATTGGGAGCTAAGGTGAATCAATATCCACAACTTCCATccctttgaaaatattaaaaacttttagGTGTGACCACCTTCTTGATTTCCTGACTACAATATATTAAAACCAGTAAATGAATTCTAAAAacatttactaattttattaaacattcaaaaattaatgtaatagaATTCAGTTTCCTCCCATATCTCATAATGAAAATTGTGGATATATAATGAGTATGAATCTTCATATTTGACGGAAAATATGAACTATACTTTTAAAAAGATAGTGCTTAGtagtcctttttttttatgatttatattcaGATTTcacttgtatatatattttaaacaggCATGCAAAAGCTATGATTCAATAACcatattaaagtaaaaataatattcatattacGATTTAGGTGAACAACTTATATCACAATAAAAtcatgtgtataattttatgtattaataatgatgtgttactatctgattaaatattattttatctttaatttttaactatttaatcacattacgatacattattatttaaatgcaaaagtcatgtatatatatgcaaCTCGATAAGaaagatctttattttttaaaaatttatgtataattgtATTTGTGTTAATCCACCAGTACTATTATGCTCCTAAACAACATATTTAAGTTAATATTATTTgactatttattttaattatatatactataataCATCAAATGAGATAATTGCCAAAGGgacaaaactttataaataactggtcttaaataattttataacaaattaaaaaacacaaaattttaaaaaattatttatccatTTTGCTATAATCTTAaaacacaattaataaaattatatgtataactttcgtatataattttatacacaaacaacaatatatcattatataattaagtattattttaactttaattttatacacaaaccTTTACAAATGGGAGCAAAGGAATATGTAACAACCAATCTTGGAAATCTATCTAAGTTTCTTCAAAGATAGAACTCAACAGCGGGCAGCAAAATAACCCAAGATAAACCACCCAGTCGTGAGCGTTAACTTTGATAAAAGTGATTTTTCTTTTAGGACTTATCCATGATTTGTCCAGGCACCTCCTTATGCTgatgatttatcatttttaggttctttttgtttgaaaaagttTCTTTTCACCTTTgtgaaacaaataattaattctctCCAATATCTCATTAAATATGTTTAGACATGTAAATCTCAAACTGTAATGCCACTTTTAagtatttataatcaaatttccCCTGAATTTTTAACATGCATAAGTTATGAAAAGTGACAGTTTTGAAAGTAAAAATTATGTTGCAACTATATATCAATTGGGATGATTAAATTATGTTATGGTTAGAGCATGACATATCATACATCCACATCAACATGACTGAACCCATTTTTTAGCAtgcattattattatcatcatcttttttctATTGTTTATCTCTTGAAGGCAAAATGCATTTTTATCAAGATtctcatttttataaataaaatgagtaaaatcaactttgactaaaatttaattaataatttcacaaGGGTCAAACATTGATGTAATGGAGTTCAATTCCCTCCCTTATAGCCTTTGTGAACTTTTAAATTACATGTTTCAGTAATTACACAgcaatatgaaagaaaaataaactatttaaagAGTTAGTGcttaaaaatctttttatatttttatatttacaatgtTGAACAAAGCATACACTCTGTAAAACACATATATAGGtcttttatctatatatataaccatcttttttttattataaaaatatagttattttttaaattgattttttctttaaaagaaaaaaattataaaatttgagattGACTGATTGGATTAGCCGATTGGCCAAGCACCAGCCCAACcactttttaaacataaattgattgaccaaccaattttttaaaagtaaattggATCACTGGGTTCTTTGTCGACCAATCAACCACTTGGttaacctttttattttatttcaccccaaattttagttttaattagatgaataaataaattttatatcttaactggataaatttatattttattggataagttttggttgaataaatataaatcctaaaaatattttaaatattttatattttaggatggtaaaaatatgttagtttaattaaaaactcCTCTCATTTGATTCGGTTAAAAAAGTAGTACAGTAAGAAGTTTGTcttcttctatattttttaaattaggcatttctttctttcataaCGCGATCTTTGATAAAATCAAGCAATAGGACTAATTTTGTTGACGACTCCAGTATTGCTAACAaacaacttttattaaaatgggAAAAGGGCTATTTCTGACCtaaattttagcccaatctcaAATCTGCATTCACAGAAGATGAAAAGCCCCAACTCCTACATAtgaccaaatttttattaattttttctattaaaaaaaagaataaaataaccatttttattgtttatattaaaaattataaaatttattatttttcacctcTTGGGTTTTAGAAACCACTATTTATctttcttaaagtttttaaactttgtaaaataacatttttactcccaaacctaaggttttcatatttttcaaagttcaatcaccccccataactttcaaaaacaacagtttcacccccactcttcaacttcatctttcaacGTCATCTTCGACCTCTTCCTTCTCCTGATGCTACGACGGTTCACACAACGCAGATAACGAAGGACAACACTTCATTGTTCTTTGTCGCTTGTCCCATCGTCTAGATgcgacgacgaagcgtcgtcctttgtTTGTTCTTCCTAATTTAGACGATGTTTCATCATTCAGATCTGGGAGACAGAGGTTCTCCTTTCGTCGTCCTTTATAACCGGAGAAGGGAGATCAGTGGAAAGAATCGATCGTCGATgatggccgaagaaggaagcaaaccctataggtgaaatctaaacttttcaaattttgaggatgggttaaaatattagtttttaaaacctgaaggggaaaaatgataaaattttgaaattttaaactttacagataaaataacgattttaaccttatctctaattaaaaatttagacgACAGTTTGACcatgagtgagagtttgagttttttatctcccgtgggtgtgactttgagattggctaaaatttggataaaaaatagcCCTTTTTCCTATTAAAATGTGTTTTCATGGTAATATAACTGAAaggtttaaaataatttgttttataatatatacatacaattttttatcattatctaGGGATCTCAATCtcaaagattaataaaactagtaaaatattaaatttaaaaaaaaaactcttgattcaagtttttatcatatttgtaaaactCTAATTTATCAAACTCATTAGTTACGGGTCTGATAATTGCACTTGAATAGAGTTCTCTTGTtatcaaaaaacaaacaaaaagaggATCATACATGGCCAACAATTCTTAACAGTAACTTGTAATTGTAAAAATCTAACCTTCTATTAATTAGTTTTACTATGTAATCCACAACAGGGAAACCttatttcattaattacattaaataaaaattaattgcaACAAAATTAGTGATGGAATCATGTGATAAATCATGTAATTGTATGCTTTTCGTCAAGAAGGCATCCCAAATATTTATAACGAAAGTTTTAATACTAAAATCGAGATCTAATTTATCTCTCTATAGATCATCGAGCGCAAGAGTGCCAAGTGGTTGAATTCAGCATCAGAATTTTGAAACCAAAAAGCATCGTGCAAATTCTCAGGTGCCCAACAAATAGCTCATCGAAAATTATGTTTTCGCAGATCGATGAGATGAAGAAACATCACGAActcttttttttcatacaatacCAAATTATTCAAATACACAAGAGAAGAAAGGGTTATCACCTGTCAAATCTTCATTTACTCAATTCAATGTTCCAATCTAACAACTTGACTACACCAGTTACCAGTAGAATCTGACCATCTACATGGGAGGACGAAAGGCAAAAAGGTTATTTAAGCGCATGATCAAATAGAGAGAATGTTTCAGTTTCTACACTTAATATGAAAGGAGTAAATCTGAAATGCCCACCGGATTATTGTTTAACGCttaatgaattttcaattcGTTGGATGAGCTGATCTGTAGTTAAAGCACCCTCCTGAGAAATGATCAACAcggaaattaaaaaataaaaataataataggaaaggcatgaaaaaaattatgacaataaaatacaagCATGCTGCCGATGCAGTCTACCAGTGGCTTAAACTAGACAATGCACAAACCATTAACTGCTTCTTTAGGCATGTAAGGAATCTCCAATACCAAGTAACAAATGCCAATTATTCTGGATCATCTCCAGAACTTATGCATCGAACATAACAGAATCCAAGAATGTGAAAGCTAATGTAACGAGAATTACTCCTAGTGATCAGGTCAGAAGCCACCGGTCATGATCCTCATGATTCAGACAACTGACCAAAAATGCAAACTTACAACACTTGGCCCAATGGCTAAAAAAATCAATCTTCCTTCATCTTTCCACTTAACATTTTCCAACaagaaaaaactttatttgcacagataaacacacacacactcacagGAAAAAATCTCCCAGATTGAATGAtccagaaaaacaaaaaaaagaagtatTAATTCAACTTACAAAGCGATCAAAGGGTTTCCCATCCTTGAACAAAATGAAAGTTGGCAAGGCCTCTATTCTGTATTTATCAGCAATCCTTGGGTACTTCTCAGTATCAATTTTCACTACCTTAATTATATCTTTCAGAGCTGCACTGACTTCTTCAAGGATTGGAGCCATGAATTGACAGGGACCGCACCTGGAAACCATTGCATAAGTTCTTTGCTTTTCAATATTAATTCacaatttaacaaatttgatttcCTACTATTTTCTACACTAGAGATTCTGCGGCCAATGgccaaaataattacaatttccTTTATCTATCTACTTAACGTTTTCCATCAAGAAAAAAACTCTACATTTgcattgtgtgtgtgtgtgttcaaaagggtgattatgtaaattcaatatttttgcaCACCATAAAAACTATTTTCCGTGGAAAGAAACAAGCAgtaaggaagaaaagaaattacCATGTTGCATAGAAGTCAACCAATACAGGTTTATCAGAATTTTCCAGCAAATCATCAAGGGAGGAAAATGTTTGCTTCTTTGCCTCAACCTACAGTGATTTTTTCATCCGACAACCTGTCAGTGATTGCTTAACAAAGGCAGTTTGAACTTCATAAGTCACCCAAatccaaataaattttaaaaagaatatataaagcCAAATCATAATTTGTGAAATGTGCTAAGTGTCACCAACCAAGCATCCAACAAAGCCAGGCCTAAGCCTAATACCAACAGCCAATAAAGTCAATCCAAATAATTGAGCATTTATACACCCTCaaacaaagaaaccaaaaataaaacacCTCAAAGCTTAAAGAATAGATATAAGCATGTTATTTATTGCTTTTGTCCTTAGTCAGATAATATTTGCATGAATTCCCACAATACAGGGTAAATATGTTGACTTCCTACTTTGATATATAAAGCACATCACCACATGCTTGCAGAACTTAGGGTCAAACTTTATCACTATCAGCAAATTACTAAATTGTTGGgcaaaaataaaagacaaaattaacaTTGAATGGCATACTAAAGAGAGTATGGATGGATAAGTTAATTAACAGTTTGCAGTCAAGAAATCACAACCTTCAGAAAATAAGGGATTAAAATTCAAGATATTAGTTTATTGTGAGGACAACAAATCATTAATGAGCCAGAAAATAGAGTCCATGCACTTGCAAAAACACAAGCACAACACTTTGACATCTATGGCTACTGGTCACAGCTCCCAAGATATACTTAATACTCTCTTAAACTGTGATACATAATCCTTGACAATTTTCAGGCACATCAGCATTTCTAGAAGCCGAGGCcccataaaagataaaatatattccATCCTATGTAAGGCAAAATTAGAGAACACTTGATGGCTCTTCAAGATTGAAACTGAATACGACGTGTGAAAAGTTTTTAGCATGAGATAGCATCACTCTTGCACGAAAAAAAAGAGGATTTAAAAAGGCAATGGTTCCTGAAACTTGAGGTacaatttgactcattttgGAGACGAATTATAAATATCTATAAATAGCCCAAAAGCTTCCTACACATGACAAATTTAAGAGATACATAGCTATTAAGGAAGCCAACCAGTATTACTCTGGAACTCATCACCACAAAGCGTTGATGCTAACAACTTCGGCCCTAATCCTATACATGGATCTTTCCAATCATTCATCGACTACAAGCCAGTATCACAAGTCAAAACTAATATCATACTATCTTGAAAATTGTAGAAATTCAGTGTCCGAGTCATTTTCTTTCACTGAATCGCTTTGTCCAAACAAGTAATTGCATTTATAGAGATTTTCTGCAATCTGTTGGTAGTTCCACTTGTAGAACAAACTATTATTCACTATACATTATGAATCTCTacagtacacataattttatatccTGAAACAAATATATTCATCCAAAAACATTCTTCTGCCAATTGAGCAAAAAATAACAACAACGACAATAACTACTCccaacaaaacacaaaataaataactttaagTACCGGAGGAAGAAAACGATGCCTGGAGTGCGATGAAATTCGTCTGTTGTTAATAACTTCAATCTGACGGAACTGTACAGGGAACCGCAAAGAAGATAGAGACGAGAGTTTGGAGAGGTTTCTAGAAGAAGCAGAAGCTTTAGTGTTCAAGGAAGGAATCGTTGAAGCCGAAACCGAAATCGCCATAAATCTTTAAATTGAATCTCGAGAAAATGTTGCAAAGCTCAAAGGAGGA carries:
- the LOC123202629 gene encoding thioredoxin Y1, chloroplastic-like; the encoded protein is MAISVSASTIPSLNTKASASSRNLSKLSSLSSLRFPVQFRQIEVINNRRISSHSRHRFLPPVEAKKQTFSSLDDLLENSDKPVLVDFYATWCGPCQFMAPILEEVSAALKDIIKVVKIDTEKYPRIADKYRIEALPTFILFKDGKPFDRFEGALTTDQLIQRIENSLSVKQ